In one Myxocyprinus asiaticus isolate MX2 ecotype Aquarium Trade chromosome 1, UBuf_Myxa_2, whole genome shotgun sequence genomic region, the following are encoded:
- the gtf2a2 gene encoding transcription initiation factor IIA subunit 2 yields the protein MAYQLYRNTTLGNSLQESLDELIQTQQITPQLALQVLLQFDKAINTALANRVRNRVNFRGSLNTYRFCDNVWTFVLNDVEFREVTELVKVDKVKIVACDGKNTGSNAAE from the exons ATGGCATATCAGCTTTACAGAAACACGACTCTCGGAAACAGTCTACAGGAGAGTCTTGATGAACTTATTCAG ACTCAACAGATCACTCCACAGTTAGCCCTCCAAgtactattacagtttgataaGGCCATCAACACCGCATTAGCCAACCGGGTCCGCAACAGGGTCAATTTTAGG GGGTCGCTTAACACATACAGATTCTGTGATAATGTTTGgacatttgttttaaatgatgtTGAGTTTCGGGAGGTGACTGAATTGGTCAAGGTGGACAAAGTCAAAATTGTAGCATGTGATGGCAAAA ACACTGGTTCTAATGCAGCTGAGTAA